A window of Zingiber officinale cultivar Zhangliang chromosome 5A, Zo_v1.1, whole genome shotgun sequence contains these coding sequences:
- the LOC121979687 gene encoding serine/threonine-protein kinase Aurora-3-like isoform X1 has translation MAKEEWSIADFEIGKFLGEGRYGKVYLAREKQSGYVVALKVIFKAKLEKYQSHAKIRREIEIQHSLNHSNVLRLYAWFHDETRVFLVLEYAARGELYELLSSLHRFSEKRAATYIASLAEALTYCHGKHVIHRDIKPENLLLDIEGRLKIADFGSAVKSISKRQTLCGTTDYLAPEVVENKEHDHAVDNWTVGILCYEFLYGIPPFTDEDEQVTFRRFCFNFLNNTKTKRELMFLVTCANVILCEFSSRIMNVDLKFPSKPEVSAEAKDFISKLLIKDSSKRLSIQEILMHPWIVQNADPSGKLQV, from the exons ATGGCAAAGGAGGAATGGAGCATCGCCGACTTCGAGATCGGGAAGTTCCTCGGAGAAGGCAGATACGGCAAGGTCTATCTCGCAAGGGAGAAGCAG AGTGGGTACGTGGTCGCCCTCAAGGTGATCTTCAAGGCGAAGCTGGAGAAGTACCAATCGCACGCCAAAATCCGGCGCGAAATTGAGATCCAACACAGCTTGAACCATTCTAACGTCCTGCGTCTCTATGCCTGGTTCCATGACGAGACCCGTGTCTTCCTGGTCTTGGAGTACGCAGCTCGCGGCGAGCTCTACGAGCTCCTCAGTAGCCTGCACCGTTTCTCTGAGAAGAGAGCGGCCACG TATATAGCGAGCTTAGCCGAAGCTCTGACGTATTGCCACGGGAAGCATGTGATCCACAGGGACATCAAACCCGAGAATCTGCTGCTGGATATTGAG GGTCGCCTTAAAATAGCAGATTTTGGATCAGCTGTGAAATCAATTTCTAAAAGGCAAACCCTGTGTGGCACCACTGACTACCTTGCCCCAGAAGTGGTAGAGAACAAAGAACATGATCATGCTGTCGATAATTGGACTGTGGGAATTCTTTGTTATGAGTTCCTTTATGGTATTCCACCATTTACAGATGAAGATGAGCAAGTCACATTCCGgaggttttgttttaattttctcaaTAATACTAAAACAAAGAGAGAACTCATGTTCCTGGTCACTTGTGCAAATGTTATTCTGTGTGAATTTTCAAGCAGGATAATGAACGTTGACCTGAAGTTTCCATCAAAGCCTGAAGTATCTGCTGAGGCCAAGGATTTCATCAGCAAG CTCCTCATAAAAGACTCATCAAAGAGGCTCTCTATTCAAGAAATCCTGATGCATCCTTGGATCGTGCAAAATGCTGATCCTTCAGGTAAGTTGCAAGTTTAG
- the LOC121979687 gene encoding serine/threonine-protein kinase Aurora-3-like isoform X2, which translates to MAKEEWSIADFEIGKFLGEGRYGKVYLAREKQSGYVVALKVIFKAKLEKYQSHAKIRREIEIQHSLNHSNVLRLYAWFHDETRVFLVLEYAARGELYELLSSLHRFSEKRAATYIASLAEALTYCHGKHVIHRDIKPENLLLDIEGRLKIADFGSAVKSISKRQTLCGTTDYLAPEVVENKEHDHAVDNWTVGILCYEFLYGIPPFTDEDEQVTFRRIMNVDLKFPSKPEVSAEAKDFISKLLIKDSSKRLSIQEILMHPWIVQNADPSGKLQV; encoded by the exons ATGGCAAAGGAGGAATGGAGCATCGCCGACTTCGAGATCGGGAAGTTCCTCGGAGAAGGCAGATACGGCAAGGTCTATCTCGCAAGGGAGAAGCAG AGTGGGTACGTGGTCGCCCTCAAGGTGATCTTCAAGGCGAAGCTGGAGAAGTACCAATCGCACGCCAAAATCCGGCGCGAAATTGAGATCCAACACAGCTTGAACCATTCTAACGTCCTGCGTCTCTATGCCTGGTTCCATGACGAGACCCGTGTCTTCCTGGTCTTGGAGTACGCAGCTCGCGGCGAGCTCTACGAGCTCCTCAGTAGCCTGCACCGTTTCTCTGAGAAGAGAGCGGCCACG TATATAGCGAGCTTAGCCGAAGCTCTGACGTATTGCCACGGGAAGCATGTGATCCACAGGGACATCAAACCCGAGAATCTGCTGCTGGATATTGAG GGTCGCCTTAAAATAGCAGATTTTGGATCAGCTGTGAAATCAATTTCTAAAAGGCAAACCCTGTGTGGCACCACTGACTACCTTGCCCCAGAAGTGGTAGAGAACAAAGAACATGATCATGCTGTCGATAATTGGACTGTGGGAATTCTTTGTTATGAGTTCCTTTATGGTATTCCACCATTTACAGATGAAGATGAGCAAGTCACATTCCGgag GATAATGAACGTTGACCTGAAGTTTCCATCAAAGCCTGAAGTATCTGCTGAGGCCAAGGATTTCATCAGCAAG CTCCTCATAAAAGACTCATCAAAGAGGCTCTCTATTCAAGAAATCCTGATGCATCCTTGGATCGTGCAAAATGCTGATCCTTCAGGTAAGTTGCAAGTTTAG
- the LOC121979688 gene encoding uncharacterized protein LOC121979688 translates to MARDAEAGGEASRTPTLPTVRVRASTDPLLIVCRCFSFITAVAALLCVAVNALSAVRSFKNGSDIFGGIFRCYAIALALFVAVAETEWTFVIKFWSILEYWACRGMLQIFVAVMTRAYSDATEERKDLLLLHEISSYLLLACGLTYVISGVLCIGFLKRARQHKKTTREQAARDLEEVLRRKDELEALLIVDGT, encoded by the exons ATGGCCAGAGATGCGGAGGCTGGTGGCGAAGCCTCGCGAACGCCGACCCTCCCTACCGTCCGGGTACGGGCAAGCACTGACCCCTTGCTCATCGTGTGCCGTTGCTTCAGCTTCATAACCGCCGTCGCCGCCCTGCTATGCGTCGCCGTCAATGCCCTTTCCGCCGTCCGATCCTTTAAGAACGGATCCGAT ATTTTTGGCGGAATTTTCCGATGCTACGCCATCGCCCTCGCTCTCTTCGTGGCCGTCGCGGAGACGGAGTGGACCTTCGTTATCAAGTTCTGGAGT ATTCTGGAATACTGGGCTTGTCGCGGCATGTTACAAATATT TGTCGCTGTCATGACAAGAGCTTACTCAGATGCTACGGAAGAGCGGAAGGATCTGCTTCTTCTTCACGAGATTTCCAGCTACCTACTTCTTGCTTGCGGATTGACCTATGTTATCTCG GGCGTACTGTGCATTGGTTTCTTGAAGCGTGCACGCCAGCACAAGAAAACAACGAGAGAGCAAGCAGCAAGAGATTTAGAA GAAGTGTTGCGTCGGAAAGATGAGCTTGAAGCTTTGCTGATTGTGGATGGAACTTGA